Sequence from the Ferrimicrobium sp. genome:
CAAGTGTCGCCTCCTTCTCGGTAGTTTTGATGGTGTCATGGAGTCTCGTCCGCGGACTTAGCCACCTTGGACTTCTTGGCTCTCATGGATGTTAACGGTCATCGAGAGGATGTGCGCGTTGCACAAGAGACGATCGAGTACCGCATCAGAGATTGTCGGGTCTCGGAGTGCCTCGTGCCACGAATCGATGGGCAGCTGTGAGGTGACGATGGTTGACTTGCGCTCAGATCGATCCTCGAGCACTTCGAGTAGATCCGAGGCTTCGTTCCCCTTGAGTGCCGAGAGACCGAAGTCGTCAATGACGAGTATCTTAAGCACGTGAAAGAGTCCCGAGTACCCTGAGGTATCTCCCGTCACCTCTGGCAAGAGCGAGATCGCTAAGGAGTGCCGGTGCCCTCCGGTACGCTGCGCTATGACCCGATCGAATCCCAGCAAAGGCCAGTGCACACGCGAGGTAACTCTTACCAACTCCGGTTGGACCGGTGACCGAGATGTTCTGGTGTGCATCGATCCAGTGTGATGAGCTAAAGCTCATGATGGTAGAACGGTCAAGTCCTCTCGGGGTGCGAAAGTCGAGGTCCTCAAGACTGGCTTGATGCCTGAGCTTGGCAGCTCTCAGGCGGGTGGTGAGCCTCCTAGCCTCCCGGTCCATCGCCTCTCGGTCTACTAGCATCCCAAAGCGTTCTTCGAAGCTGAGCTCGAGGTAGCCGACGCTATCAAGCTGTTCACCAAATGCGTCTGCCATCCCTCGTAACCCAAGGTCTGTCAGGGTTGTCATGGTCTGGTTGTTTAACATCCGCTAATGTGCCCAGAAGGTTTAGGGGTAGAGTGATACAGTATTGAAAACGTATCGCAGGGGATGGTGGCAGAAAGAAATTGGTGTCAGAGTGTTCTCGAAAAAGCTTTCGGTCAGTTTTGATATCATAGACCTTTCTGTATGATGACCTTAAAAACCCGTCTACGTTCCTATCTCCGCAAGATCGTGCTGATCGTACTGCTGATTCAGGTGGTTGTGGTTGTCGTTCCTGAGGCAGCTGGGGCGACCTCTCTTCCTTTACGCGGTACGTACCTTGCGCTTGGTGACTCTATTGCTTTCGGATACGTGCCGGTGCAGGCGCTGCCGACCTATCCGAGTACGTCGTGGTATAACGACCCCGCTCATTTTCGGAGCTACGCGAACGATGTCGCTAGCGCATTGCATCTCCAACTCGTGAACGCCTCTTGCCCCGGTGAGACGAGTGCATCAATGATTGATCCACATGCTCCGAGTAATCGGTGCGAGAATTACATGGGTCATGGAGGGGGGTATCGGCGCTTCTGGCCGCTTCATATCCGCTACTCAGGCTCTCAGCTGGGCTTTGCCGTGAACTATCTTAGGTCGCATCCCCAAACTAAACTCGTGTCGATCGACATCGGTGCTAATGATCTTCGGCTCTGCCAGCTCACTACGAAGGCGCAGTGTCGTAGTGCCAGTGAGGAAGAGCGTCTCGATGCATCATTGCGGAAGAATCTCGGGGTAATCTTTCATGCCATTCGGATCGAAGCCGGGTATCGGGGGCCTATCGTTGCACTGGAATATTATCCGCTTTTGATCAATGGCCGCATTGCCATGCACAGTACGGAAGGGATCAACGCTGTTGTTCGTCGAGCTACGCTAGCTGCGGGGGGTTTGACCGCTGGCGGATTTGGGGCTTTTGTCTCGGCTGCGGCGCCCTACGGCGGCAATCAATGTGCTGCAGGACTTCAGATTCGCTATCGCGTCAACAGCTCCGATGCTCGCTTCGTATGCAATATTCACCCCTCTCCTCTTGGAGATCGAGTGATCGCCAAGACCATTCTTGCGGCCCTTCTTCAATACCACGCGGTCACTGAGCGAAGAGTTGCGTCCTCGGAGATTGTCATGTACGCCCTCAACGGAAAGATTCCAGTCCCCAGGTACGTACGACGCAAGGCATGCGATGATGGCGACGTCTGTTAATGATCAGGCAGCGAGGTGGGGGACTGAGGGTGGGGCTAAATACCTCAACTGCACCGGGGCCATATTGGTCGATTGTTTTCACCCACCAATGCCATGCAGTTTCGGTGTTTGGCACCGTGCAATTATTTGACCACCATTGTGTAGTTTTGGTTCTCCGCCAACAAGAATCGAAGATCACGGGAGTAGCAAGCTCGCCAAAGAGCTCATGAATCAAGCGATTCCCAACGATGGGGTCGATTCCAGTCAGTTGACCATACATGCCGAATCAGAGAGCGCTTCGAGGTCATCACCGAGGGCTTCTTGGATGCGAAGAGCTAGCTCCTGGCCCTCGTCCTTGAATTCACAGGCGGATTTGTCCGAGTCGAGATCGCCCGTCCTGTTGTCGTTCCGACGATGGAGTTGTTCGCGGAGTTCGGCTGGGGGTGGTAGTGGGTCTGACATAGGTATCTGGTCGCGGCGCGGAGGGCGTGCGAGTCATCGGCGACTTAGCGATTGCCTGCCGTATCTATTATGGCCGGTCCTCTCGCATTCGAGGTGGTTCATCCGCGGCGGATCATTCCACGATCAAGTCCGTCAGGGGCCTTGCCCTCGCTGGCCCGGATTTTTCCCTTGCGTAGGGCTGGCCCCGGATCAGCTTCGGTCGCTGGGCAGGTGCCGTGTTGGCTGCTGAGATCGGAGTGGGGCGACTCAGTATGGGGCTTGTGGCAGAGCGTGTTGGAGTGACGACCCTGGCGCTCGACAAGCCTGTCGATAGTCTCGCTGATCTGACCCACCGGATCGCCGTTCTTGCAATGGACCTTCCACTAGCTTCGCGACTGCGTGCGCGATGCAGCCCAAAGGAGAGTTGAATCAGATGCACTGATGGCTGTTGCACGCGCTATGCGTGCCTACGTCAACGAACATCCGGGCCGCTTTCAGACCAGGAACACCGTTACGCCGGGTGACTTTTCTTATATCCCTGAACCAACGATTCGCGTCACTCTGGACCGGAGATTCATGCACTCCGGATGTTGCATGGGTTTGTAATCATCGAGCTTGCAGACAGATTCCGACTCGAAGGCGACGCAAGCGAGAGTTTTGACTGGATGATCAACACGATTGATCACGCATTACAGTTCACTCCTGATCGCGATGGCGCACCAGCTCGGTTGAAGTAAATGAAACGCATACCACCGATAGCCACCCGTAACAATCGCTGAAAGGCCATAAGGTACTGGGAAACCCAGCTATGAAGCAGCTCTCGTGATGGGATCAACAACAAGGAGGGCTGCGGATTTGATGGCGAGCGTGACGGAGTGTCCCTGGTGGTCAATAGTGAGCGATCGTGCATCTTGACGATGAACGCACAGTTCACTTCCCGGGAAGATCTCGTTGTCGACGAGGGTTGCCATGAGGACCTCGTCCTCCTCTAGCTCCTCGGTGATGCGCTGGAGCTTAAGTGGCACCCCGATACCAGCTTCGTTGAGGCGAATGCCTGGCGAGCCGATGGCGAGGCTAGCATCCGTTCCGTAGGGGATCGGGTTGCCATGAGGACAACGAAGAGGGTTGCCGAGCAGCGTCGTGATCAGGTTTTCAACCTCATCGGAGATGGCGTGCTCCCAACGGCCAGCTTCAATGTGCAGCTTCACGTAGGAAAGGCCGATCACTTGGTAGAGCAGGCATTCGGCGAGTCGATGCTTTCGCACGACTCCTTCGGCAAGTTTTTGTCCTTGTTGGGTGAATTCGAGCTGCTTGCCGGAGGGACGAGCGAGGTAACCTTCGGCGACCAAACGATCGAGCCGTTGGGTGACCGTGGGAAGAGAGCGCCCAAGACGTTCGGCGAGGCGCGTCGGAAT
This genomic interval carries:
- a CDS encoding ATP-binding protein; the encoded protein is MLKILVIDDFGLSALKGNEASDLLEVLEDRSERKSTIVTSQLPIDSWHEALRDPTISDAVLDRLLCNAHILSMTVNIHESQEVQGG
- a CDS encoding ATP-binding protein — encoded protein: MADAFGEQLDSVGYLELSFEERFGMLVDREAMDREARRLTTRLRAAKLRHQASLEDLDFRTPRGLDRSTIMSFSSSHWIDAHQNISVTGPTGVGKSYLACALAFAGIRSGHSAAYRRAPALLSDLALARGDGRYLRVLGTLSRA
- a CDS encoding GDSL-type esterase/lipase family protein, producing MMTLKTRLRSYLRKIVLIVLLIQVVVVVVPEAAGATSLPLRGTYLALGDSIAFGYVPVQALPTYPSTSWYNDPAHFRSYANDVASALHLQLVNASCPGETSASMIDPHAPSNRCENYMGHGGGYRRFWPLHIRYSGSQLGFAVNYLRSHPQTKLVSIDIGANDLRLCQLTTKAQCRSASEEERLDASLRKNLGVIFHAIRIEAGYRGPIVALEYYPLLINGRIAMHSTEGINAVVRRATLAAGGLTAGGFGAFVSAAAPYGGNQCAAGLQIRYRVNSSDARFVCNIHPSPLGDRVIAKTILAALLQYHAVTERRVASSEIVMYALNGKIPVPRYVRRKACDDGDVC
- a CDS encoding metal-dependent transcriptional regulator; translation: MTIESHPPLEEYLETIWYLREDSIEVIPTRLAERLGRSLPTVTQRLDRLVAEGYLARPSGKQLEFTQQGQKLAEGVVRKHRLAECLLYQVIGLSYVKLHIEAGRWEHAISDEVENLITTLLGNPLRCPHGNPIPYGTDASLAIGSPGIRLNEAGIGVPLKLQRITEELEEDEVLMATLVDNEIFPGSELCVHRQDARSLTIDHQGHSVTLAIKSAALLVVDPITRAAS